From Acanthopagrus latus isolate v.2019 chromosome 22, fAcaLat1.1, whole genome shotgun sequence, the proteins below share one genomic window:
- the ephx1 gene encoding epoxide hydrolase 1 isoform X1, translating into MFTEVLVALVIGGLIFFLVQRSMTQVLKTEDGWWGAGAPPNGEEDVTIHAFKVTTSDDELEDLYRRIDQTRPVPSLEDSQFHYGFNSYYLQKVVSYWRNDFDWSRQVDKLNQYPHFKTNIEGIDIHYLHVKPKKVPEGTTAIPLIMVHGWPGSFYEFYGLIPLLTEPSDPGDLVFEVVCPSIPGYGFSEAPHKKGFDSVCAARVFHKLMKRLGFQQFYAHGGDWGWLITTNMAQLEPKTVKGLHVNFAPPSKPGLPMALSIMLGHRFPKLFDFTDFDIQRLFPAMEKLVVETVKESGYMHIQATKPDTVGRGLNDSPVGLATYILEKFSTWTSREFRSLEDGGLTRKFLLDDLLTNVMIYWTSGCIISSMRFYKENFGKGLNQPHSKIPVYVPTGFACFPNELMHTPKLWVKQKYQRLLTFTPMARGGHFAAMEEPQLMSEDIQNFTKIVEKKKK; encoded by the exons ATGTTCACTGAGGTGCTGGTTGCCCTGGTGATTGGAGGGCTGATCTTCTTCCTGGTTCAGAGAAGCATGACCCAGGTTCTGAAGACAGAAGATGGCTGGTGGGGGGCTGGAGCCCCCCCTAATGGTGAGGAGGATGTCACCATCCATGCCTTTAAAGTCACCACCAGTGATGATGAGCTTGAG GATTTGTACAGAAGGATAGACCAGACTCGGCCTGTTCCTTCACTGGAGGACAGCCAGTTTCATTATGGCTTCAACTCCTACTATCTGCAGAAGGTGGTCTCATACTGGAGAAATGACTTTGACTGGAGTAGACAGGTGGACAAACTTAACCAATACCCTCACTTCAAAACCAACATCGAAG GCATTGATATCCATTACCTGCATGTGAAGCCCAAAAAGGTGCCAGAAGGGACTACTGCTATCCCTCTGATAATGGTCCATGGCTGGCCTGGCTCCTTCTATGAGTTCTATGGGCTGATCCCTCTGCTGACAGAACCATCAGACCCAGGTGACCTTGTGTTTGAAGTGGTGTGTCCCTCCATACCAGGGTACGGTTTTTCTGAAGCACCTCATAAGAAAG gtTTTGATTCAGTTTGTGCAGCACGTGTCTTTCACAAACTGATGAAGCGCCTGGGCTTCCAGCAGTTCTATGCTCATGGAGGAGACTGGGGCTGGCTTATCACCACCAACATGGCACAGCTTGAACCCAA GACAGTCAAAGGCTTGCATGTGAACTTTGCCCCTCCCTCCAAGCCAGGGTTGCCCATGGCTTTATCCATCATGCTCGGCCATCGCTTTCCAAAGCTGTTTGACTTCACTGACTTTGATATTCAGCGTCTCTTCCCTGCCATGGAGAAACTGGTGGTCGAGACTGTGAAAGAGTCTGGCTACATGCATATCCAGGCCACCAAGCCTGACACCGTGG GTCGAGGACTCAATGATTCTCCAGTGGGACTGGCTACATACATCCTGGAGAAGTTCTCCACGTGGACAAGTCGCGAATTCAGGAGCCTGGAGGACGGAGGACTCACCAG GAAGTTCTTACTGGATGATCTGCTAACGAATGTGATGATCTATTGGACATCCGGCTGTATCATCTCCTCCATGAGGTTCTATAAGGAAAACTTTGGAAAAGGCCTCAACCAGCCCCACTCTAA GATACCAGTGTATGTCCCCACTGGCTTTGCCTGCTTCCCCAATGAGCTCATGCACACACCCAAACTGTGGGTCAAACAGAAATACCAGAGACTCCTGACCTTCACGCCCATGGCCCGAGGTGGCCATTTTGCTGCCATGGAGGAGCCCCAGCTGATGTCTGAGGATATCCAGAACTTCACTAAGAtagtggagaagaagaagaaatag
- the LOC119012275 gene encoding transcription factor 23-like: protein MAVNPLEGLMSANHPLVSSSTAEQPCAAGSPESLHGQRHSVRSSREARKWACSSRSNSGPAFGSVVQSRTLRSQNSPENAARERSRVRNLRQAFHSLQAALPSVPPDTKLSKLDVLVLATNYIAYLTETLDQEGTLAGHTLPSRPGGYLHPVKKWPMRSLLYCGSVGELLSGVPASQVPSLGQDGTHPLTPTLEADKE, encoded by the exons ATGGCGGTGAATCCTCTGGAGGGTCTCATGTCAGCGAACCACCCGCTAGTCTCCAGCTCAACAGCTGAGCAGCCGTGTGCAGCCGGCAGCCCGGAATCCCTGCATGGACAGAGGCACAGCGTACGCAGCAGCCGCGAGGCAAGGAAGTGG GCATGTAGCTCCAGGTCAAACTCTGGTCCTGCTTTTGGGTCTGTGGTCCAGTCCAGGACTCTAAGGAGTCAGAACTCTCCAGAAAACGCAGCACGGGAGAGGAGCCGTGTACGCAACCTTCGACAGGCTTTCCACAGCCTGCAG GCTGCACTACCCTCAGTCCCACCAGACACCAAACTGTCCAAGCTGgatgttctggttctggctaCTAACTACATAGCTTACCTGACGGAGACCCTTGACCAGGAAGGGACGCTGGCTGGGCACACCCTTCCCTCCAGGCCGGGTGGATACTTGCATCCTGTTAAG AAGTGGCCCATGCGTTCCCTGCTCTACTGTGGCAGTGTTGGAGAGCTGCTATCAGGAGTTCCAGCCAGTCAGGTGCCTTCACTGGGACAGGACGGGACACACCCACTGACCCCCACCTTAGAGGCAGACAAAGAGTGA
- the ephx1 gene encoding epoxide hydrolase 1 isoform X2, with protein sequence MFTEVLVALVIGGLIFFLVQRSMTQVLKTEDGWWGAGAPPNGEEDVTIHAFKVTTSDDELEDLYRRIDQTRPVPSLEDSQFHYGFNSYYLQKVVSYWRNDFDWSRQVDKLNQYPHFKTNIEGIDIHYLHVKPKKVPEGTTAIPLIMVHGWPGSFYEFYGLIPLLTEPSDPGDLVFEVVCPSIPGYGFSEAPHKKGFDSVCAARVFHKLMKRLGFQQFYAHGGDWGWLITTNMAQLEPKTVKGLHVNFAPPSKPGLPMALSIMLGHRFPKLFDFTDFDIQRLFPAMEKLVVETVKESGYMHIQATKPDTVGRGLNDSPVGLATYILEKFSTWTSREFRSLEDGGLTRKFLLDDLLTNVMIYWTSGCIISSMRFYKENFGKGLNQPHSNLTNRATHQR encoded by the exons ATGTTCACTGAGGTGCTGGTTGCCCTGGTGATTGGAGGGCTGATCTTCTTCCTGGTTCAGAGAAGCATGACCCAGGTTCTGAAGACAGAAGATGGCTGGTGGGGGGCTGGAGCCCCCCCTAATGGTGAGGAGGATGTCACCATCCATGCCTTTAAAGTCACCACCAGTGATGATGAGCTTGAG GATTTGTACAGAAGGATAGACCAGACTCGGCCTGTTCCTTCACTGGAGGACAGCCAGTTTCATTATGGCTTCAACTCCTACTATCTGCAGAAGGTGGTCTCATACTGGAGAAATGACTTTGACTGGAGTAGACAGGTGGACAAACTTAACCAATACCCTCACTTCAAAACCAACATCGAAG GCATTGATATCCATTACCTGCATGTGAAGCCCAAAAAGGTGCCAGAAGGGACTACTGCTATCCCTCTGATAATGGTCCATGGCTGGCCTGGCTCCTTCTATGAGTTCTATGGGCTGATCCCTCTGCTGACAGAACCATCAGACCCAGGTGACCTTGTGTTTGAAGTGGTGTGTCCCTCCATACCAGGGTACGGTTTTTCTGAAGCACCTCATAAGAAAG gtTTTGATTCAGTTTGTGCAGCACGTGTCTTTCACAAACTGATGAAGCGCCTGGGCTTCCAGCAGTTCTATGCTCATGGAGGAGACTGGGGCTGGCTTATCACCACCAACATGGCACAGCTTGAACCCAA GACAGTCAAAGGCTTGCATGTGAACTTTGCCCCTCCCTCCAAGCCAGGGTTGCCCATGGCTTTATCCATCATGCTCGGCCATCGCTTTCCAAAGCTGTTTGACTTCACTGACTTTGATATTCAGCGTCTCTTCCCTGCCATGGAGAAACTGGTGGTCGAGACTGTGAAAGAGTCTGGCTACATGCATATCCAGGCCACCAAGCCTGACACCGTGG GTCGAGGACTCAATGATTCTCCAGTGGGACTGGCTACATACATCCTGGAGAAGTTCTCCACGTGGACAAGTCGCGAATTCAGGAGCCTGGAGGACGGAGGACTCACCAG GAAGTTCTTACTGGATGATCTGCTAACGAATGTGATGATCTATTGGACATCCGGCTGTATCATCTCCTCCATGAGGTTCTATAAGGAAAACTTTGGAAAAGGCCTCAACCAGCCCCACTCTAA TCTGACCAACCGTGCTACGCATCAACGTTAG